The Babylonia areolata isolate BAREFJ2019XMU chromosome 22, ASM4173473v1, whole genome shotgun sequence genome contains a region encoding:
- the LOC143297525 gene encoding uncharacterized protein LOC143297525, giving the protein MEHRVKQRSEEWFKLRQTVMLTSSQFADAVGVGKGRPFHFFQSLVQRDDSQECEDDVNCGRKKMMQHGLQMETVIKEAYELLTGLRVAESGFWVPEEGHSMEGLIGASPDGVVVSEKDVTRMLGLVEFKAPIHKLYDQMPGTRHGIPRQYMVQIQGQMAVCGAPWCDFMAVCCNTKDIMLKRVYFQPRYWEHISSRLKQFCFALQEAEIMQELKRDAYSGAMTQRIKTLPMQDNKLFPAEDIITVENLLTPSPPHLYRGPSHKLLSYQVLVGDTYILPSTLSRYKQDLLAKVDAEIQLKVSHCGRDKVGIEEDDMGQVFHRVFSEDCSQPSPESPDTVFRDGSAVWGKENVDLSGDGLTLPAVSNSSGPSANEKLVKNGTDPLVSSNIPQERNTAGKNSTASQPSVKIQLGKKSANPQPGVNVQLVKNSAHPPPNSSKGQPVSGSSTALASVQSGQSSTSRTEAPRKLTRVTGSTRGVGRTRPVVGNMSSDPRPVVSGSQSAVSPRGSPRMPLRARGPRAAVSANMSTASLPRTGPRVHAPRKAAPAMSRGPGTSPRAGVPGTHMAVPRSSPSQSVQQVSAQPVAVSSAASVPSCRTASVCVGSISTSATMSMATTTVVCTASTTSTRTAPTVKKPLVSARDEWEMTAKRKQPLSGDLNNSASSAAVTLPTSTAQTESVTSQTQSKPVSSVAEDTSLTSGKGGEKDGGKAPSSQEDGMQWRGKVLSSGSSFIPPGLTLLSAGSPQAQQTALDMTIGSSVRSGVAASSEDQDKRDSGRQAHKRPATSSAADVEAKKSLMDKGPSVRSQGDDRERHRSPERLPIHRPWQSQEGREHLAASDRHMPFGRDRGEMAWDRPNDLGHHRLLPDDRGESRIPSVLDRGREDALSRVFDLQDRNRGQHGLLANPVSTAVQFDNLRHLPLDLSERHALQDRDVFSARGASMLGREGGLGLDGRGWRGQFSRQVPHQVRQQTMWQDIQTRYDLQALRNPLHGNWPRGQSLRMDGQHTLDLQQQLLRDRRFPDMGDGRDPRLGGANVDFRGDLIRGQFPRNFPRRPFDY; this is encoded by the exons ATGGAACACAGAGTGAAGCAGAGATCTGAGGAATGGTTCAAATTACGACAGACTGTCATGCTGACATCCTCACAGTTTGCGGATGCTGTGGGTGTGGGCAAGGGCAGACCCTTCCACTTCTTCCAGTCTCTGGTGCAAAGAGACGACAGTCAGGAATGTGAAGACGATGTGAACTGTGGCCGGAAAAAGATGATGCAGCATGGATTACAGATGGAAACGGTCATCAAGGAGGCGTATGAATTGCTCACAG GTCTTCGGGTTGCGGAGTCTGGGTTCTGGGTGCCGGAGGAGGGTCACTCCATGGAAGGGTTGATTGGAGCGTCTCCAGATGGCGTGGTGGTCAGTGAAAAGGACGTCACACGTATGCTAGGCCTGGTGGAGTTCAAAGCCCCCATTCACAAACTGTATGACCAGATGCCTGGCACTCGACATGGCATACCTCGTCAGTACATGGTGCAG ATTCAAGGTCAAATGGCAGTGTGTGGTGCCCCCTGGTGTGACTTCATGGCAGTGTGCTGCAACACGAAGGACATTATGCTGAAACGGGTCTACTTCCAGCCGCGCTATTGGGAACACATCTCCAGTCGTCTCAAACAGTTCTGCTTTGCTCTGCAG GAGGCAGAGATCATGCAGGAGCTGAAGCGTGATGCATACAGCGGGGCCATGACGCAGCGCATCAAGACGCTGCCCATGcaggacaacaagctgttcccaGCTGAAGACATCATCACCGTGGAGAACCttctgaccccctcccctccacacctgtACCGCGGCCCCTCCCACAAGCTGCTCTCCTACCAGGTCCTGGTGGGGGACACCTacatcctcccctccacccttagCCGCTACAAGCAGGACCTCCTGGCCAAAGTGGATGCCGAGATCCAGCTCAAGGTGTCCCACTGCGGCAGGGACAAGGTGGGGATTGAGGAGGATGACATGGGACAGGTGTTCCACAGGGTTTTCAGTGAAGACTGTAGCCAGCCAAGCCCGGAGTCCCCAGACACTGTATTCAGAGACGGGTCAGCTGTTTGGGGGAAAGAGAATGTGGACCTGTCGGGGGATGGGTTGACTCTGCCAGCTGTTTCTAACTCGTCAGGCCCGTCTGCCAACGAGAAGCTGGTGAAAAACGGCACAGACCCTCTCGTTTCCAGTAACATACCGCAGGAAAGGAATACGGCTGGCAAGAACTCTACAGCCTCACAACCTAGTGTTAAGATTCAGCTTGGGAAGAAATCTGCAAATCCTCAACCTGGTGTAAATGTTCAGCTTGTCAAGAATTCCGCACATCCCCCACCCAACAGCAGCAAGGGTCAGCCTGTTTCAGGATCTTCGACTGCCCTGGCTTCTGTTCAGTCAGGACAGTCCAGTACCTCCAGAACAGAAGCACCACGGAAACTGACAAGAGTCACAGGTAGCACCAGAGGTGTGGGTCGGACCAGGCCAGTTGTTGGCAACATGAGCAGTGACCCCAGACCAGTGGTCAGTGGGTCACAGAGTGCAGTCAGCCCCAGAGGGTCACCAAGGATGCCTCTCAGAGCTAGAGGGCCCAGAGCAGCAGTGTCAGCAAACATGTCCACTGCCAGCCTGCCCAGGACTGGACCCAGAGTACATGCTCCAAGAAAAGCAGCTCCAGCGATGTCCAGAGGTCCAGGAACTTCACCCAGAGCCGGTGTTCCTGGGACACATATGGCTGTTCCCAGGAGTTCACCATCACAATCGGTTCAACAGGTGTCAGCCCAGCCGGTTGCAGTCAGTTCGGCAGCTTCAGTTCCGTCATGCAGaactgccagtgtctgtgtggggtccATAAGCACATCAGCAACCATGTCCATGGCCACAACTACGGTAGTGTGTACAGCCAGCACCACATCGACCAGGACTGCACCCACTGTGAAGAAACCCTTGGTCAGTGCACGTGACGAGTGGGAAATGACGGCCAAGAGGAAGCAACCTCTCAGTGGAGATCTGAATAATTCTGCTTCCAGTGCTGCAGTCACTCTACCAACATCAACTGCACAGACTGAGTCAGTCACCAGCCAGACTCAAAGCAAGCCTGTCAGTTCTGTGGCAGAAGACACATCTCTGACGTCGGGTAAGGGTGGTGAAAAAGATGGTGGAAAGGCACCGTCATCTCAGGAAGATGGTATGCAGTGGAGGGGCAAGGTCCTCAGTTCTGGATCGTCATTCATTCCACCCGGCTTGACTCTCCTGTCTGCTGGCTCGCCTCAAGCGCAGCAAACCGCTTTGGACATGACAATCGGAAGCAGTGTCAGGTCAGGTGTGGCAGCCTCCAGTGAAGATCAGGACAAACGTGACAGTGGTCGTCAAGCTCACAAAAGGCCAGCCACCTCCTCGGCTGCAGACGTGGAGGCCAAAAAATCACTGATGGACAAGGGTCCCAGTGTGCGCTCCCAAGGTGATGACAGGGAGAGGCACCGCTCACCAGAAAGGCTGCCCATCCACAGACCCTGGCAAAGCCAAGAAGGGCGGGAGCACCTTGCAGCCTCTGACAGACACATGCCCTTTGGCAGGGACCGTGGGGAGATGGCGTGGGACAGGCCCAACGACTTGGGTCACCATCGACTGCTGCCAGACGACCGAGGAGAGTCCAGAATACCGTCTGTATTGGACAGAGGCAGGGAAGACGCTCTCTCCAGAGTGTTTGACCTCCAGGACCGAAATAGAGGGCAGCATGGCTTGCTAGCCAATCCTGTTTCCACAGCGGTACAGTTTGACAACCTGCGCCACCTGCCCCTGGACCTGTCTGAGCGCCATGCCCTTCAGGACAGAGATGTGTTCTCTGCCAGAGGAGCCTCCATGctggggcgggaaggggggctGGGGCTGGATGGTCGAGGTTGGAGGGGGCAGTTCTCCAGACAGGTGCCCCACCAGGTGCGACAGCAGACCATGTGGCAGGATATCCAGACCCGGTATGACCTGCAGGCCCTCCGGAACCCCTTGCACGGCAACTGGCCCCGTGGTCAGTCCCTGCGCATGGATGGTCAGCACACTCTGGACCTGCAGCAACAGCTGCTCAGAGACCGCCGCTTCCCTGACATGGGGGACGGCCGGGATCCCAGGTTGGGTGGGGCCAACGTGGACTTTCGGGGGGACCTGATCCGTGGCCAGTTCCCCAGGAACTTTCCCAGAAGACCTTTTGACTATTGA